AGAACTTCAGGTGCAAGGGAGGCAATTTTAACATAGCCCTTCTTCCTTATTTCCCTTGCAACTGGACCAAACACACGTGTCCCCTTGGGATTTCCTTCGTTATCAAGTATGACACATGCATTATCATCAAATCTTATAATACTTCCATCTTCTCTTTTAATAGGATATTTAGTTCTAACAATAACTGCTTTTACAATTGTTCCTTTTGGAATTGGACTATTGGGAACAGCTTTCTTAACTGTTGCAACAATTCTATCACCAACAGTCCCGGTTGG
This genomic stretch from Caldisericum sp. harbors:
- the rplN gene encoding 50S ribosomal protein L14, which translates into the protein MVRQYSRLVCADNTGVKEVSIITVLDVGHRPTGTVGDRIVATVKKAVPNSPIPKGTIVKAVIVRTKYPIKREDGSIIRFDDNACVILDNEGNPKGTRVFGPVAREIRKKGYVKIASLAPEVL